GCACTGGCCCGGCAAAAAAGAACAATAACCGGCACTGTGGTGAACTACGCTAATAATCAGCCCATCAGCGGTGTTCAGGTCAATGAAAAAGGCACTAAAAATACCGTAACTACTGATAAAAGCGGCAGATTCGCTATTACTACCAGACCCGGACAAGTGGTATTAGCAGCTACCTATTCCGGATATAAGCCGGAAGAACTCATTATAGGTCCGGAACAATCTACCGTTACTATACATATGAATATACTGGAACAACTCAAGATTCCCCGCGGCCGCTATATCATGCGCAAACCATTGAAAGGGGAACCCGTTGTTTCACCATCCGTGAGTAGCCGAAACATGGCTGCTCCCATTGCCGACTATGCGGCCACCCCACAACTGGAAGGCAAGATGGCAGGGGTTTCCGGCAACCTCGCGGGTTGTTTTGTACCCGCTCCTGCGCCGGGAATACCCAATACGGAAGATTACAGCCCCATCAATGAAAATACTTTCCACCAGGCAACCAACCAGCCGTTAAGTACGTTCAGTATTGATGTAGACAGAGCGTCCTACAGCAACGTGCGCCGGTTCCTGAACAATGGTGAGATGCCCGTACCTGATGCAGTAAGAGTAGAAGAAATGATTAATTATTTTGATTACCAATATAAAGCACCCACCGGAAAAGATCCTGTGGCCATCTATACCGATATGGCGGTATGCCCCTGGAATACAGCCCATCAGCTGGTACGTATTGCACTGAAAAGCAAACAGGTGGATACCCGCGAGCTGCCTCCGTCTAACCTGGTATTCCTGCTGGATGTATCAGGGTCAATGGATGAAGAAAATAAACTTCCGTTAGTGAAAAAGGCATTCAAAGCACTGACCGGGCAATTGCGGCCGCAGGATAAAGTAGCCATTGTTGTATATGCCGGCGCTTCCGGGGTAGTATTGCCGGCAACCAATGGCGGCGATAAGAAGAAAATTCTGGCTGCGTTGGATCAACTCCAGGCTGGTGGCTCTACTGCTGGCGGAGAAGGCATTAAACTGGCTTATCAGATTGCCAGCGAACTCAAATCCCCCAACAGCAATACCCGGGTCATCCTCGCTACAGACGGGGATTTCAATGTGGGTGTATCCAGCGACGGTGAGTTAACCAGGCTTATCGAAAAAGAACGAACGAAAGGTATTTCGCTTTCCGTATTAGGCTTCGGTATGGGCAATTACAAAGATAATAAGCTGGAATTACTGGCCGATAAAGGCAATGGCAATTATGCCTACATCGATAATTTCGAAGAAGCCCGCAGAACCTTCGTAACCGAATTCGGCGGTACGTTATTCACCGTAGCAAAGGATGTTAAATTACAGGTGGAATTCAACCCTCAATTCGTACAGGCATACCGGTTAGTAGGCTATGAAAACAGGGTATTGAGGAATGAAGACTTCAACAACGATCAAAAGGATGCAGGTGATATGGGTGTAGGACACACCGTGACCGCATTATATGAAGTTGTTCCTACCGGTACCAAAGGAGAAAATGTGAACTGGGTAGATCCATTGAAATATCAGCAGGGAAAGATCATAGGCAACAAGAATGAAGTACTGACTGTAAAGCTGCGCTACAAACAGCCGGATGCCAGCCAGAGCCAATTAATGGAAAAGGTGCTGCCCTACAATAATCACGAAATTGATGAAGCACCGGAAGATTTCAGGATGGCAGCAGCTGTAGCTGCATTCGGACAATTGCTGCGCCACTCTGAATTCAAGGGCAATGCTACCTACGACCAGGTACTGAACTGGGCAGGAAAGGCCAGAGGCAATGATCCGGAAGGATACCGGGCTGAATTCATACAGCTGGTTAAAAAGGCTAAGCTGCTTGATAAAGACGGGGAGTAGTTCCACTATTTTTCGGTAATTTGCGCCCTCAAAGGGATAGCACATGATTATCAATTTAAGTGAAACAAATTCGTTGGTAGGTGAATGGTTAAGCGAGATCAGGAATGTAGATGTTCAGCAGGACCGTATGCGCTTCCGGCGCAATATGGAGCGGTTGGGTGAAGTAGCAGCATACGAGATCAGTAAAACACTCGAGTATGAGGAAAAGGAAGTGACAACTCCTATGGGTATCGCTACCTGTAGTGTACTCAAAGCGCAACCGGTGCTGGCAACCATACTCAGAGCAGGACTGGCACTGCATCAGGGCTTGCTTCACTATTTCGACAAAGCCGACCACGCATTCGTTTCCGCATACCGCAAGCATAATCATGATGGCTCTTTCGATATCAGCCTTGAGTATGTAAGCACTCCTTCTATCGACGGGCAGGTACTCATCCTTTCTGATCCCATGCTCGCCACAGGTGCGTCGCTGGTTAAAACCATCGAACACCTGGAAGAAATAGGCAAACCCAGCCATATTCACCTGGTGGTGGCTATTGCCTGCACAGTGGGTATTGAATATGTGCTGCGCAATACCAAATCCACCCTCACTATCTGGGCAGGGGATATTGATGATGAGCTGACCGCGAAAGGCTATATTGTACCTGGATTAGGAGATGCCGGAGATCTGGCCTTCGGAAATAAATTACAACAATAACACGACAAATATCGTTTTAGGAATAGCGGTTTTGTATCTTTAAAAGGAGATCAAAACTGCTATTCCTTTTTTGTCTCATAATTTTTTAATACATGAATTTAATTTGGAATATGATTTAATTAATGTACCTTCACGGGTATTGCATAAACCCTATGCGCCAAGCTTAATACTATGAAAAAAGCTTTACTATTCTTGACCATATTGCTTTATTTTAATTCTGTGCGGGCGCAGGATCCGCACTTTTCTCAGTTTTTTGCTTCACCACTTACCCTTAACCCGGCTTTTACAGGTTTATTTTCAGGAGATTATCGTTTATCAGGTAACTACCGCTCTCAGTGGCGTAGTATATCCACTCCTTTTGTTACCGGTACTGCAGCAGTAGATTTTGGTATTTTGAAAAATGTCATTTCATATACAGACATCTGGGGAGTAGGTTTGATGGCGATGTACGACAGAACGGGCGGTGGTGCGCTGACCTCCACATACCTGTCGTTCAGTACGGCGTATCACAAAGGCCTTGATCCGGAGGGTAATCACACACTGGCTATAGGTTTGCAGGGCACGCTGGTACAAAAGCGGCTGGACAATACCAAATTGCAGTTTGAAAACCAGATAGATAACAATGGTTTCAACCCTTCGATACCCAGCAACGAAACACTGGTGAATCCTAAGATTTCCTACTTCGATCCTAACGTGGGGATTCTGTATAATGGTCTGATTGGCGAAGCATCCAATATCTACCTGGGGGCTTCTTATTATCATATTACTCAGCCTACAGAATCTTTTATGGATCGCACCCAGAACCGTCTGAGTTACCGCTGGACGCTGCATGGCGGAGGCTCCGTGCCGGTAAACGGGAAAGACCGTTTCCATGCGAGTATCCTGTACATGAAGCAAAGCACCGCTACAGAATTCACATTTGGAGGCGCTTATGGCTTCGCACTGACCGACGACAACGACCAACCGACCACCTTCTATCTTGGTAGCTGGTATCGCGCCAAAGATGCCGTTATACCGTATGTTGGGCTGGAAATAAAAGGATTCCAGGTGGGGCTGACTTATGATACCAACGTATCCAGTCTTAAAGCAGCATCCAACTACAGGGGAGGTTTGGAACTTTCCCTCATCTATATTCACACCCGGAACCAGAACAATAAATACAAAACGCTCTGTCCCCGTTTCTAGTAGCAGGTTTACATAATTTCCGGCCGGTTATGCCGACTGACAGGGGGATATCAAAAAAAATCAGGTAAATCATGCGATTTTTGCCTTAGTTTCGTTTTTTCCTGAACAGGGAACAAACAGACATTCTATTACTTAAAAAAAACTCAGGCATTGTTTTCATTCAGAGAAGTACTGTCGGCTGTCCAGTCTTACGGGAAAGCCCATCACTTTATATTGCAACACAAGCTGTGGAAGTGGATCCTGATTCCGGGCATCATTTACTGCCTGTTATTTTTTACCGGATTTTATTTTGTTTGGGGTTATTCCGGCGACTTCGTGGAATACCTGACTAAGCTGTTACATATTACCGAATGGGTACAGGATCTTGAAAGCAGCTGGTTGAGTTTTTTATTTATACTGGTGGCTTTCTCCGTCCGCATTGTATTTGTGTACTGGTATTTCTCCTATTTTAAATACCTGTTTCTGATAGTTGCCTCTCCGGTTTTTTCCTATTTGTCGGAAAAAACGGAGGCTATTCTCGAACACAAGGATTTCCCTTTCAGCTGGGCACAGCTGGGTCAGGATATAGTGCGGGGGATTAAGATGTCGTGCCGCAATATTGTGTACCAGACTGCCGCTATCCTGATATTGCTGCTTGTGTCCTTTATTCCCATTGTTGGATGGCTGACACCAATGGTAGGCTTTTTTATAGAATCCTATTTCTATGGTTTTTCGATGATGGATTATAGCTGTGAGCGTCACCGGCTGAACATGTCACAGAGTATTGCTTTCATCCGCCAGCACAGAGGAATGGCATTGGGCAATGGAATGGTCTTTTATATATTTATGATGATTCCTGTGATAGGCTGGATGCTGGCGCCTTCTTATGCCGTAATTGCAGCTACAATTGACTTACAAAACAAAAGACTGAAATAATGAATACTCCCGGCAAAGTGTTTCTGATCCCGACGGTATTGAGCCCAGATGCGCTATTCAGTATTCCTGCCTATGTAACTGCCATCGTTCAGCAGTTATCTGTTTTTTATGTAGAAAATGAACGGACCGCCCGCCGCTATTTAAAGGCGCTCGACAGAAGTATCAATATAGATGCGCTTCAGTTGTTGCTGATGAATGAAAATCAGCCACCCGACCTTACTTTGGCCAAACAACTATTACTGGAAGGAAAAGATATCGGTATCATGAGTGAAGCAGGATGCCCTGCTATCGCTGATCCTGGCCACCTGATCGTAAAGCTGGCACATAGCATTGATGCCCGGGTGATACCCATGATTGGTCCCAACTCAGTACTCCTGGCGCTAATGGCCTCCGGTATGAACGGCCAGAACTTCCAGTTTGTAGGATACCTGCCTGTTAAACCACCGGAAAGAATAAAGATGATCAGAGAACTGGAACAGGTTTCAGAAAGAAAACGGCAAACCCAGCTGTTCATTGAAACGCCTTACCGCAACAACCAGCTTCTGAAAGACATACTGGATAACTGTAAAGACCATACGCAATTGTGTATTGCCGCAGACATTACCGATCCTGCCGAATTCATTAAAACCAAAACGGTCAAAGAATGGAAGAAGGCACTGCCGGAGCTGCATAAGAGGCCAGCGATTTTTTTGATCTATGCAGGATGAGAATTACGAATTAGGAATTACGAATTACGAAAAAACGGGGAGATAGTAAATGCGAAGATCAACTTCGCTACTATCTCCCCGTTTTTTCGTAATTCGTAATTCCTAATTCGTAATTCCATTCTATGGTAAATCCGATCTCACCGCATCCCGGATAGAAATAATACTGTCAACAATAAAAGGGCTGTAACCTCTCCAGGGAATTGAGCCCAGGTATTCCTTATAGTGCAATTCCACCTGTTTTCCGCTGGCAGTCATCAGTTGTTGTGCAACACGTTCGCTGCTTACGGAGAACTGGAATTCATTGGACTGGATTGTGCCGGCTACTTTTCCCCGGTAGCCCGACTGGATCAATTTGCCTTCGTAGGTTTTAAAGATGTATCCTTTCTGAACAAAGTAATTCAGTTCTCCGGCTTTTACGCCCTGTCCGAAAACAAAATAGTATTTGTAAAAGAATGCACCTCCAAGTACAAGGATAATGATAGATACGACAATAAAGACAAAGCGTCCCATAAATAAGATTTAGTGATGGATGATCAGAAATTCCGATCTACAAGATAAAGCAAAGCTGCCATACCAAAAGCACCCAGTTCCAGTTCTCTTTTATTTACCGCTTCAAACAGGTCATTGGCAGCATGATGCAGATCGAAATAACGCTGCGAATCAGGGGAAAGTTCCGCCATGGGCACGCCCAGCTTTTCATGAAGGAAACCTACATCCACTCCGCCTCCTTCTTCTTCAAAATCGTATATCCCATAGGGTTCAAACAAGGGTTTCCAGCTAATCATCTTTGCCTTTTTGTCAGCATCCATGGAAGTAGAGAATCCGCGGGGAGTAAAGCCACCGCCATCGCTTTCAAGTGCAAAAATGTGTTTTTCGCCACGGGCCTGGGCTTCGGCTGCATATTTGGCGCCGCCCCTGCCGCCATTCTCTTCGTTGGCAAATAAGACTACCCGGAGCGTTCGTTCCGGCTGCATGCCCAGTGCTTTGAATGCACGCAGTACTTCGATCGACTGTACACAACCGGTACCATCATCGTGTGCACCTTCTGCCACATCCCACGAATCGAGGTGACCACCAACTGTGATATATTGATCCGGATACCTGCTACCCCTCAGCTCTGCGACAACATTATGCCCAATGGTGTCTTTCAGCATCATACAATTAGTACGCAGGAATACTTTTGCACTGGCATCGCCTTTCACGCGCTGACTCAGGCGGTCGGCATCTTCCAGACCAATAGCCACTGCCGGTATCTTAGGCCATGCACTGTCGTATTTCATAGCGCCGGTATGAGGAAAATTATTGGCGCCATGCGTCATGGAACGAACAATTACCGCCACCGCACCATACCTCGCAGCACGGCTTGCGCCACTGCCGCGATATTGTACAGCATCTCTGTAGGAGTGAAATGTTTTAACGAAGGTTGGATTGAACGGATAGTTATAAAAAACGATCTTTCCCTTTACCTGGTCTTTCTTTGCTTCCAGGTCATCGAATGAACTTACTTCCAGTACCGGTGCAGTTATCCCTTCCGGGCCACTGCCTACTGAGTTTCCTAATGCCAGTACATTCAGTGGTGGTACGAAATCCCGGCGGGCAGAGATAATCCTGGCTTCTTCCCGCGCCCCTCTTACCCAATGCGGCACCATACATTCCTGCAGGTACACCGTATCTGCTCCGGCAGCTTTCAGGGCCTTTACGCCCCATTGTTCAGCTTTTGGCATCTGAGGGGAGCCGGCCAGCCGGCCGCCGATTTTCTTGGTGAGTGTCCGCAGGTTCTCATAAGCGGTACTATGGGTCAATACTTCATCAGCCAGTTTTCTTAGTGTAACAGAATCCCTGTTCTGGGCCACCAGTATGGTTGGCAGCGAACAGGCCACTAAAATTGGCACTAAATATTTTTTCATCAGCAGGTTAATTTATGGTTAAAACTAATAAAAAAGCACATGGTAAGTAGCTAAATGCTTAAAGCAATATCCAGGTTCCTGCTGGCGCAGGCTGAAAGAGGGTTTCCACTGCATCCTGCCTGCTGTTTACCGGCCATCCACCTTTGACCGCATACTTTCCGCTTTTTAGTACCTTTGCGGGATGTTAAACAAGAACACATGCGAATAGGAATAGTATGTTACCCAACCTACGGTGGTAGCGGGGTACTGGCCACTGAACTGGGTAAGGCCCTGGCAGACAAAGGCCATATGGTCCACTTTATAACTTACCAGCAACCTGTAAGGCTTAACGCGTTTCACGCCAACATATATTATCACGAAGTACAGGTACCCACCTACCCGCTCTTCGATTTTCCGCCTTATGAATCGGCACTCAGCAGTACCATGGTTGATGTAATCATTAACCAGAAACTGGATCTGCTGCACGTACACTATGCCATTCCGCACGCTTCTACTGCCTATATGGCCAAGCAGATTGCCCGGAAACATGGCAGAATAGTGCCATTTATTACTACGCTTCATGGTACAGATATTACCCTCGTAGGAAAGGATAAAACCTATGAGCCGGTGGTTACGTTTTCTATCAATGAATCCGATGCCATCACAGCCGTATCGGAGAACCTGC
The genomic region above belongs to Chitinophaga sp. 180180018-3 and contains:
- a CDS encoding von Willebrand factor type A domain-containing protein, which translates into the protein MKKYLFFLLLGCLTAFTALARQKRTITGTVVNYANNQPISGVQVNEKGTKNTVTTDKSGRFAITTRPGQVVLAATYSGYKPEELIIGPEQSTVTIHMNILEQLKIPRGRYIMRKPLKGEPVVSPSVSSRNMAAPIADYAATPQLEGKMAGVSGNLAGCFVPAPAPGIPNTEDYSPINENTFHQATNQPLSTFSIDVDRASYSNVRRFLNNGEMPVPDAVRVEEMINYFDYQYKAPTGKDPVAIYTDMAVCPWNTAHQLVRIALKSKQVDTRELPPSNLVFLLDVSGSMDEENKLPLVKKAFKALTGQLRPQDKVAIVVYAGASGVVLPATNGGDKKKILAALDQLQAGGSTAGGEGIKLAYQIASELKSPNSNTRVILATDGDFNVGVSSDGELTRLIEKERTKGISLSVLGFGMGNYKDNKLELLADKGNGNYAYIDNFEEARRTFVTEFGGTLFTVAKDVKLQVEFNPQFVQAYRLVGYENRVLRNEDFNNDQKDAGDMGVGHTVTALYEVVPTGTKGENVNWVDPLKYQQGKIIGNKNEVLTVKLRYKQPDASQSQLMEKVLPYNNHEIDEAPEDFRMAAAVAAFGQLLRHSEFKGNATYDQVLNWAGKARGNDPEGYRAEFIQLVKKAKLLDKDGE
- the upp gene encoding uracil phosphoribosyltransferase; protein product: MIINLSETNSLVGEWLSEIRNVDVQQDRMRFRRNMERLGEVAAYEISKTLEYEEKEVTTPMGIATCSVLKAQPVLATILRAGLALHQGLLHYFDKADHAFVSAYRKHNHDGSFDISLEYVSTPSIDGQVLILSDPMLATGASLVKTIEHLEEIGKPSHIHLVVAIACTVGIEYVLRNTKSTLTIWAGDIDDELTAKGYIVPGLGDAGDLAFGNKLQQ
- a CDS encoding PorP/SprF family type IX secretion system membrane protein — translated: MKKALLFLTILLYFNSVRAQDPHFSQFFASPLTLNPAFTGLFSGDYRLSGNYRSQWRSISTPFVTGTAAVDFGILKNVISYTDIWGVGLMAMYDRTGGGALTSTYLSFSTAYHKGLDPEGNHTLAIGLQGTLVQKRLDNTKLQFENQIDNNGFNPSIPSNETLVNPKISYFDPNVGILYNGLIGEASNIYLGASYYHITQPTESFMDRTQNRLSYRWTLHGGGSVPVNGKDRFHASILYMKQSTATEFTFGGAYGFALTDDNDQPTTFYLGSWYRAKDAVIPYVGLEIKGFQVGLTYDTNVSSLKAASNYRGGLELSLIYIHTRNQNNKYKTLCPRF
- a CDS encoding EI24 domain-containing protein — protein: MFSFREVLSAVQSYGKAHHFILQHKLWKWILIPGIIYCLLFFTGFYFVWGYSGDFVEYLTKLLHITEWVQDLESSWLSFLFILVAFSVRIVFVYWYFSYFKYLFLIVASPVFSYLSEKTEAILEHKDFPFSWAQLGQDIVRGIKMSCRNIVYQTAAILILLLVSFIPIVGWLTPMVGFFIESYFYGFSMMDYSCERHRLNMSQSIAFIRQHRGMALGNGMVFYIFMMIPVIGWMLAPSYAVIAATIDLQNKRLK
- a CDS encoding SAM-dependent methyltransferase, which gives rise to MNTPGKVFLIPTVLSPDALFSIPAYVTAIVQQLSVFYVENERTARRYLKALDRSINIDALQLLLMNENQPPDLTLAKQLLLEGKDIGIMSEAGCPAIADPGHLIVKLAHSIDARVIPMIGPNSVLLALMASGMNGQNFQFVGYLPVKPPERIKMIRELEQVSERKRQTQLFIETPYRNNQLLKDILDNCKDHTQLCIAADITDPAEFIKTKTVKEWKKALPELHKRPAIFLIYAG
- a CDS encoding M20/M25/M40 family metallo-hydrolase translates to MKKYLVPILVACSLPTILVAQNRDSVTLRKLADEVLTHSTAYENLRTLTKKIGGRLAGSPQMPKAEQWGVKALKAAGADTVYLQECMVPHWVRGAREEARIISARRDFVPPLNVLALGNSVGSGPEGITAPVLEVSSFDDLEAKKDQVKGKIVFYNYPFNPTFVKTFHSYRDAVQYRGSGASRAARYGAVAVIVRSMTHGANNFPHTGAMKYDSAWPKIPAVAIGLEDADRLSQRVKGDASAKVFLRTNCMMLKDTIGHNVVAELRGSRYPDQYITVGGHLDSWDVAEGAHDDGTGCVQSIEVLRAFKALGMQPERTLRVVLFANEENGGRGGAKYAAEAQARGEKHIFALESDGGGFTPRGFSTSMDADKKAKMISWKPLFEPYGIYDFEEEGGGVDVGFLHEKLGVPMAELSPDSQRYFDLHHAANDLFEAVNKRELELGAFGMAALLYLVDRNF